In Puntigrus tetrazona isolate hp1 chromosome 15, ASM1883169v1, whole genome shotgun sequence, the DNA window TAGTTTGTCCACTCCAATTAAACAGTTGGTATTGTTAAAGGCCTTCATACTCTCAGGAACAGTTAAATatgatgataattaaaatgtttgcacaGGGTAACTTAGGTCTTCCAGGGTATCCAGGCCTACCAGGGCCCACAGGAGACCATGAAATGAGGCATGTGCTTGGGGAGAAAGGCAAGCAAGGAAACTGTGGTGCAGAAGGACTACTGGGGATAAATGGGAAAGATGGCCGGCCAGGCAACCCTGGCTTCAAAGGACCACTAGGAGCAAAAGGAATTCCAGTTAGTAGTTAAAACTTGTGACCacaatatttaagaaaatgtcaAGAAAGCTTAAATTTGTGAAACCAACTTTAAAGCCACAAGTTTTGCTGTTGACagaattcaaaacatattttatgacTTATTTTCCAGAGTCCTCCAGGCCCTAAAGGCAACCAAGGAAATCCAGGAAACTGTGGGGATCCTGGCTGCCCAGGTCCAATGGGCAGCCAAGGGTCAATGGGTGTTGGGAGACCAGGGGTACCTGGAGAAAAAGGATGTATGGGAGAAGTTGGCCGGCAAGGAAATACTGGAGAACCAggtatgaatgaaaaatatgagATGTTACAGAATAGTTTAGCCCCAGGAACTAGGTTTAGAGTGTTGAGTAGTTTAAAGCTGATAGCAGGCTTCTTCTAACTGGAGAAGGCTCTGATATTAAAGTTGCATTCCACAGGTGAAAAAGGATCTCCAGGGCCAGTACAAAGGACAGCAGGAGACCCAGGTGATCCTGGACTGCCTGGTCCACCTGGTCAACGAGGACCTCCAGGTAAGCAGAAGGGATAAAAGTCTTGGCAGATGATAAGTGGATTGAGAACAGGATGAAATATAGATAACAATTGCcttaatgtgtgttttaggtAATGATGGTTGTGTAGGACCTCAAGGATTACCAGGATGCATTGGGttaaaaggagaaaaaggaCAGTCAATGCCAGGAGCTCCTGGATTAACTGGTCCTAAAGGTGGGACCAATGCAATAAGCTTTTTGATAAATCTAGAATATGCATTAATTGATGTTTGTgtattcctttttctttttgtcttgttttttagtttgtttagtttgttgTGAATTGGTTGTGAATTGGTGATAGCACTCTAggatttttaatttcttttactgTTTAGGTGATAAGGGTGTGAAAGGTAAACAAGGTCTGCCTGGTTATGGAAGTGTAGGCCGTCCTGGACCCCCAGGACCACCAGGAAATCCAGGTCCAAAGGTCAGGGCGGTGATACCTATTGTTTCACACAATTTTATTACATGATATGCCATAACAAgctttgtttaaatatgcatgcataaatacgTTTTGAGATATATGGGAGAAATAGTCAATCAGACTCTAATGCTTACATTTTGGCCTGTTCTCTATAGAgacagaagacttggaatatagtTTAGAATAAATTTGAGTTATGtatagcatttttatgtttttttagctctacaacagaaagaaagaaagttaacaaaaaaaataattagcaacGTAGCAACAaagtattaattattgttttcaaagtcaaattaattattttacaacaaCAGGGGTACAGTTATGCTTCATTAAAAGGGAGTAAATTTCAATTCCCCCTGCAGGGTGAAATAACGTTTGGCTCCCCAGGGCCCATGGGTCGGCAGGGCTTGCCAGGAGATGAAGGAAACCTTGGGCTACCAGGAAATTGTGGCCCTCCTGGATTATCAGGATGCTCAGGtcaaagaggaagagaaggacCAACAGGAGAAAGTGGTTTGTGGATTCCGTgccaatgcatttaattttttaagcacAGTCCTTCCCTATAGAACATGCAATATACACAACAAAAGTATACATccaatctgtttattttttattggtttCTCACTCTGTGCATCTACTTACGCATCCATTTCTCACCTGAGAACTGTGCACACAGGTGTGCGGGGTCTTGATGGTTTGCCTGGAATAGCTGGTGTACCTGGAAGCTGTATTCCTGGAGCCAAAGGCGATGAAGGGTCCTTTGGCATTAGAGGGCTAGATGGACCTAATggtaaataaatcacacatttaaTGACATAAAGTTGGTATGTGGGTGCTAAGGTGTTTTGAGTGCTTGTCTTTCTCATAGCAGGATGAGTTGTATGCAAAATTACTAACTTAGGGCTAAGAATTAATTCAAATACCCATAATGATTTAGGGCTACCAGGGCTGAAAGGGCCACAAGGTGAAACTGGACCACCTGGACAGGGTGTACCTGGTATAACGGGTGAGATTGGAATACCTGGAAAAATTGGAGATGCAGGGTGGATTGGGATCCGGGGACCGAAAGGGTTTCAAGGAAGGGATGGTTCACCAGGCTTTCCAGGTAAGTTTTTTCTTTCCCAGGCTTTTTTAACTTGTAATCTGCTCTAACAATTAATCAATAGACGTGCTATTTTCTAAAACACAGAAACCATTTTAAGCTGGTTTTCCCCAACAAGCTTAGGGTCccctttgtttttctttaaggtACACGGGGAGATCAAGGAAATCCTGGAATTACTGGTCCACCTGGTGTAGATGGAAATCCTGGACCACGGGGATTCCAGGGACCCAAAGGTTcaaacatatacatgtacaaattcattaataattttggtttaatgtgtatatatatattagacataATTGGTTATATTATGATTAACTCTCATTAGGTTTAATGGGAAGGAATGGACTACCAGGTGATGTAGGAAAACCTGGGAATCCTGGAGACCAGGGGGTCTGTGGTCTCAAGGGACCACCAACAAATGTTATGAATCCAGGGGATCCCGGTGACCCTGGCCTACCAGGTGACCCTTTCAACACATTCAACATTATATCCATCATTTCCTCATTACCATTTCCATTACCATAATCTCAACCCAGATGATGAAACTGCAAAACTTTGCAGACATTATATACATCATCCTTTGTGTTTCAGGTCTTCTTGGTCTACCTGGCGCTAAAGGGGAATTAGGACTTCCAGGCAATTATGGACGATGTGGGAAGAATGGAGTTCCAGGCAGACCTGGTCCACCAGGTGTGGAGGTTGAAATCCAAAACTTAGCTGTCCATGTTAGAACATATTATTAACATTCTATTTTTCAGGCCCTCCTGGTGATGCTGGCCAGAATGGACTTCCTGGAAATCGGGGTCCTGATGGATACTTTGGGGATCCAGGAGTTATGGGGTTTCCAGGCAAGTTCATACACACCCATGACTTTCAACACAATGATGGCTCAGATGTTAGTAATTTAACATGTTCAAATGTGTTCCTCTTGCAGGAATAAAAGGCCTAAAAGGTTTACCCGGTGTTCGTGGAGAGACTGGGATTCCTGGTGTCCCAGGACCAAATGGACCAAAGGGGATCAAAGGTGAACCCAGCCCCTTTGCACCAGGGCCTCGAGGACAATGTGGTGAAAAAGTATAAATTTTCATAATTCAGTTCTTATTGGTGAAAAAAGTGACACTATCAATCTGTTTCATTCTTGTTTGTTGCTAACATCATAGGTACTTTCCTTTAGCCACTCTCCCACTCTCTCGCTTTCTTTCTATTGTTCCAACAGGGTGAGCCAGGCTTTCCAGGGCTTAGAGGGGAAAAAGGTGACAAGGGTATATGTGGGACATGCGGGCCATCAGGTTTATCAGGGGCTCCTGGTGAAAGAGGCGAACCTGGAGTACCAGGAGTTCCaggtatttaatatttaaaaaaaagtatcatcaTCCCATCAGTTTTTCACAGACACACGAAACCATGATCCTATTTTCCATTGTCAGGACCTCCTGGAGGTCAGGGTGATGAAGGTTTCAATGGGTTTCCAGGTCCACCTGGATATGAAGGGCCCTGTGGTCCACCAGGTACAATCCTATTCTTGAATTGTAAATGTAGTGTAAGAATTCACTCCAGTGGTGCATTGTTTTTTACTGTGATGTTCTCTCTTGTTTCTTAAGGTGTTCCTGGTTCAGCTGGAGATCCTGGGCCTCCAGGACTTCGTGGAGACCAAGGCAAGGATGGCTTTCCCGGACCAGCAGGGGATAAAGGAGACAGAGGGCGTAAGATGTCACTCAAAAACAGGCATATGGTCAAATGAAGGGATGTTCTTATTctcattaaacaatttttttttagcccCAGCAATTGGAAATCCTGGCCTATCTGGCATCAAGGGTGAGAAAGGTAAGTCAAAGAAAAGCCACCCTTCTATTATATAGATTTTAATCTCTTAGCCATgcttacaatatatatatatatatatatatatatatatatatatatatatatatatatatatatatatatatatatatatacacgtatgtTTAATTTTAGGTACTAAAGGCAGTTCTGGACCCCTTGGGCCATGTGGACCTCCAGGACCCTGTGGTCCAGCTGGAGATATTGGTCCTCTGGGCCAACTTGGGGAAATGGGGCCACGCGGGTTTCCAGGTCCACCTGGTGCCTGTATCAGTGGTCCAAAAGGGGAGCAAGGACCTAATGGATCACCTGGCCTACAAGGTGATTACCTGTCTTTGTTTATTAATGGTGCTTTCTAGTTACTATTACTCATTActcatatattttgttatttttttaagaaacttttATACTTGCTACAGACAAGAATGATACATCAAATTATATATCTTGTTGAGGAGAGGTGTGCCATTTACTTTTCTAAGTGGTCAGATAAAGAAATCTAGaaaaaattttacaaatttgttattttaacataGCATCCTGCTATTGTTAACTCTCAACCTGCTATTAATTACTAATGTCTTCcggtctgtttctgtgtgtatttttgaatatagGACTCAGAGGACCACGTGGGCCTGCTGGCGAACCAGGTCCAGGCATAAAGGGAGATAAAGGCAACATTGGGCTCAAGGGGCTTTTGGGATTACCTGGCTGTGTTGGTGACCGGGGAGCTCCAGGGTTGCAAGTAAGTGGGCACAAAAAGAGATAACAATTAACTTGGAGATTGTACTGTAGACTTTCAcaaagttttatgtttttagatattttttgcaGAACCATGGAAAAAAATTTGGTAATAATGAAGGAACCACCATTGTAAACTCAAAaaattttgaatttatatatatatatatatatatatatatatatatatatatatatatatatatatatatatatatatatttttttttttttttttaatatgtatttctaTGCAGCTTTAATTTTTTGATATtgtttaatactttaaattactttaaattattcCTTAGTTCTTcatctattatttatattttattttaaatgaccaaaACAATTTCTAGATTCAAATAGGATTTGTTGATCCAATCATGAGAACtgtattgttatattgttatagGGTAAAGATGGAAATCCTGGTTTCAAGGGACCAAAAGGAAATAAGGGGCCTTTGGGTTCTACTGGGCCACTCGGTGagaaaatcaaattttaaatttgaatttaataaaaagaaagaaatcaatgaataaaacataccaactacatatatgtatatatgcattttattttacatttattttaaattataggcCAAAAAGGACAATGTGGTCCAATTGGGTCTCCTGGATTGAAAGGTTGTAAAGGAACTCGTGGAACTAAAGGTGAGCTTTTATATACTgccataataacatttttatcatcatcTTAATCACGATAAAGCAAATGTAGTTACAGTCATGTCTTGTATATTACAAAAGCTTGAAAGCCCAAAAACTGTAGCTGTGTAAGCtacagcaaaacagtaatattgtaacaatgaaaaaagtcaacaaaaatgcaaatgagatgataaaaatatgacaaacattTCAGTCACAACATGGCCTCTTCCAGTGCTTAATTATATTGATTTATGAGCAAATATGAACGTTCCtattctttgtaaatatttaggCACTAAAGGGTGTGATGTTGTGGGTCAGATCATAACTCTCCCAGGAAACCCTGGTTTCCCTGGACAAGGCGGCGTAAAAGGAAATGTAGGAGAACAAGGACCTCAAGGGCTACAAGGTCCTCAAGGTATACTGCCGAAAGCACATTACTCTAATTTTCTCTGAAGTTTTATGATTTCATCTAATATTTGCACTATTACCCACCTTTTAGGAGCACAAGGTCAAAAAGGAAGCAGAGGTGCAGATGGAGGTGCTGGACAAATGGGGAAATCTGGACCAAGGGGGAAAACTGGCCCAAAAGGAACAAAAGGTCTTAAAACACCTAGAAGGGTTTCTTTAGCTAATAATACAGAaccataaattataaataaaaaaaagttttggatATGTAACAACAAGTaaaattttattgttaaatttatgtaatcaaaaatgcagtaaaacagtaataatgtgaagTCTTTTTGTACAATTAATATGCCCTACAAAACATCTTAAGGCTTAAAGAAGTTACTAATTTGTTGATTTAGGAGAAAAATCGTAAAAATAGTGAGCGTGTCAGTCCTAAATTGAAGACTCCTAAATTTCTGCTCTAAGAGTATTTCACAAAGTTAAATTTAGCACCAAAACTAACTCCTAAATCTGTGAATCATTAGGAGCAGTGAAGGTCACTAAGGTCACTAAGACAATCTGCTTTGGCAGATAAATTTTTATAAGTTTtctaaagtttttaaaaaagtgtcacCTTAGGGTTTGAAGGTTATCCCAACTCCAAATTTTCCCttgattatattgtttttattaaaaagtcgGGCAATAAGTGATAGCTGTTCTTCTGttgagtttgtttttcttttatgtttgcatATCTTACTATCAGCCATGATTATTCCACTCTCTTAATTAAAAGgctttttatatgcatatttacctttttttatgaGACGCATACAGGCTGAcaattacataaacacacacacacggatatgtatatgtgcgtgtgtgtttgtgtgtgtgtgttatattgtttaataagTGACAgcctgcattttaaaatctttttttgaatGTGGCAAttagctgtttttctttttttttaacctttatttaaatatgccaACATAACATTGCACTCTGCAGTATTTCTATA includes these proteins:
- the col4a3 gene encoding collagen alpha-5(IV) chain, translating into MRWSRCRRWPSFELVTGGNCARGSGADEKMDSCLISRATLLGMMFLALLTPAQAKEGCFCSEKSGCNCQGLKGQKGVMGFPGLSGIKGIQGYQGNEGPPGLPGEKGNIGFPGIPGPKGSRGVSGTPGISGQPGLPGFPGNEGPRGPNGLPGCNGAKGEHGAPGFIGQMGAPGKQGIPGIQGAKGDSCYLPPSGQVKGRCGFPGRDGDKGSLGSPGSPGLFGPDGPRGSPGIGGIPGPQGEKGLEGRSMVIPGPIGQKGQRGPSGIPGQKGVKLFVTGPKEPKGDSGDAGDIGCLGPIGLRGRSGPKGKKGETGEPGGLGKLGKDGLIGESGRTGIPGDQGYPGVIGIAGEEGLKGNSGAPGIPGEFIVIDNRIKGLKGFRGLPGPPGLRGSEGFIGLPGYAGPPGASIPGPTGKPGPPGFRGIKGERGDPVPNSTGPRGQDGSPGERGPPGDPGPPGIPEVNTLWGPKGLKGERGLTGPQGLRGDPGIQGEQGELCRLCAASVSEPGPPGQCGDSGSPGEPGIGGYPGHKGCQGFKGSDGPPGPPGNLGLPGYPGLPGPTGDHEMRHVLGEKGKQGNCGAEGLLGINGKDGRPGNPGFKGPLGAKGIPSPPGPKGNQGNPGNCGDPGCPGPMGSQGSMGVGRPGVPGEKGCMGEVGRQGNTGEPGEKGSPGPVQRTAGDPGDPGLPGPPGQRGPPGNDGCVGPQGLPGCIGLKGEKGQSMPGAPGLTGPKGDKGVKGKQGLPGYGSVGRPGPPGPPGNPGPKGEITFGSPGPMGRQGLPGDEGNLGLPGNCGPPGLSGCSGQRGREGPTGESGVRGLDGLPGIAGVPGSCIPGAKGDEGSFGIRGLDGPNGLPGLKGPQGETGPPGQGVPGITGEIGIPGKIGDAGWIGIRGPKGFQGRDGSPGFPGTRGDQGNPGITGPPGVDGNPGPRGFQGPKGLMGRNGLPGDVGKPGNPGDQGVCGLKGPPTNVMNPGDPGDPGLPGLLGLPGAKGELGLPGNYGRCGKNGVPGRPGPPGPPGDAGQNGLPGNRGPDGYFGDPGVMGFPGIKGLKGLPGVRGETGIPGVPGPNGPKGIKGEPSPFAPGPRGQCGEKGEPGFPGLRGEKGDKGICGTCGPSGLSGAPGERGEPGVPGVPGPPGGQGDEGFNGFPGPPGYEGPCGPPGVPGSAGDPGPPGLRGDQGKDGFPGPAGDKGDRGPPAIGNPGLSGIKGEKGTKGSSGPLGPCGPPGPCGPAGDIGPLGQLGEMGPRGFPGPPGACISGPKGEQGPNGSPGLQGLRGPRGPAGEPGPGIKGDKGNIGLKGLLGLPGCVGDRGAPGLQGKDGNPGFKGPKGNKGPLGSTGPLGQKGQCGPIGSPGLKGCKGTRGTKGTKGCDVVGQIITLPGNPGFPGQGGVKGNVGEQGPQGLQGPQGAQGQKGSRGADGGAGQMGKSGPRGKTGPKGTKGFPGLSGEMGPKGSQGPPGPSKDGFLFTKHSQKTSVPTCPPGSKHLYSGYSLLFINGNNRGHGQDLGTVGSCLQMFSTMPFLVCNPNETCYYAFRNDYSYWLSTDTPISSDMELLSGRLLANYISRCSVCEAPTNVIAVHSQTMEIPECPRGWLPLWKGYSFVMQTGAGAEGSGQPLISPGSCLEEFLKIPFIECHGRGTCNFYPDSFSFWLASLDPSRMFSTPIHQTTRQQDISRCRVCMKQ